Proteins co-encoded in one Cucurbita pepo subsp. pepo cultivar mu-cu-16 chromosome LG15, ASM280686v2, whole genome shotgun sequence genomic window:
- the LOC111776501 gene encoding KRR1 small subunit processome component homolog: MATEELEQQQNKTKHKGKHDKPKPWDEDPNIDRWTVEKFDPSWNEGGMLEVSSFSTLFPVYREKYLQDAWPVVKSALKEFGIACELNLVEGSMTVSTTRKTKDPYIIVKARDLIKLLSRSVPAPQAIKILDDEMQCDIIKIGNLVRKKERFVKRRRFLVGPNSSTLKALEILTGCYILVQGNTVAAMGSFKGLKQVRRIVEECMMNKMHPVYNIKILMMKKELANDPALANENWDRFLPKFKKKTVKQKKVKSKQKKPYTPFPPPQPPSQIDIQLETGEYFLSDKKKSAKKWQEKQEKQAEKTAENKRKREAAFVPPKEPPKQDTTIDGDNNDIATMAKALKEKAKALGKRKAAESINPEAYIASSSDQKHFKKRSKASS; encoded by the exons ATGGCCACGGAGGAGTTAGAGCAACAGCAAAATAAGACCAAACATAAGGGGAAGCACGACAAACCGAAGCCATGGGACGAAGATCCTAACATTGATCGATGGACAGTTGAGAAGTTTGATCCCTCTTGGAATGAAGGCGGCATGCTTGAAGTCAGCTCTTTCTCTACTCTGTTTCCCGTGTACAGAG AAAAGTATTTGCAAGATGCATGGCCAGTTGTGAAGTCTGCATTGAAAGAGTTTGGCATTGCTTGTGAACTGAATCTG GTTGAAGGATCAATGACAGTTTCAACAACTAGAAAGACCAAGGATCCGTACATTATTGTCAAGGCTAGGGATCTTATCAAGCTTTTGTCTAGAAGTGTTCCTGCTCCTCAG GCAATAAAAATACTGGACGATGAAATGCAATGTGATATTATTAAGATTGGGAACTTGGTACGCAAGAAG GAACGATTTGTTAAACGAAGACGATTTCTTGTGGGCCCAAATTCATCAACTTTAAAG GCGCTTGAAATATTGACAGGATGCTATATTCTTGTTCAA GGCAATACAGTTGCTGCAATGGGTTCATTCAAAGGTTTAAAGCAAGTTAGGAGGATCGTGGAAGAGTGCATGATGAATAAGATGCATCCTGTATATAATATTAAG ATTCTCATGATGAAGAAAGAGCTTGCTAATGATCCAGCACTTGCAAATGAAAATTGGGATAGGTTTCTTCCCAAGTTCAAAAA GAAAACTGTTAAACAAAAGAAGGTCAAGAGTAAGCAGAAGAAGCCGTATACACCTTTCCCTCCTCCTCAGCCACCTAGCCAG ATTGATATACAATTGGAAACTGGAGAATACTTTTTAAGTGACAAAAAGAAGTCAGCGAAGAAATGGCAGGAGAAGCAGGAGAAGCAGGCAGAAAAAACTGCtgaaaacaagagaaaaagagaagctGCCTTTGTTCCTCCTAAG GAGCCCCCAAAGCAGGATACGACAATTGATGGAGATAACAATGATATAGCCACGATGGCAAAGGCCCTGAAG GAAAAGGCCAAGGCATTAGGGAAACGAAAAGCCGCAGAAAGTATCAATCCGGAAGCTTATATTGCTTCATCTAGCGATCAGAAGCATTTCAAGAAGAGATCCAAGGCATCATCGTAG
- the LOC111776507 gene encoding probable BOI-related E3 ubiquitin-protein ligase 3, whose amino-acid sequence MAVEARHLNLFHPQLIGGNRELMNPIEGDANLYNSQMGYGVPLVSGTTTTETLLPAYNSVIVDSSVSPKTVAPSAAIKSDSGLTFNYNSNLSLPRKRSRECMNINPFASSYPSPPTSKSCGSFSFLGEDLSLQIYQQQLDIDRLISQHLEKVRSEVEDRRKRQARRIIEAIEVSVMKKLKAKEEEMEKMSKLNLALEERVKTLNIENEVWRDMAQTNEAAVNTLRTNLEQVLRQAKEDRKNGGVGKREALVEDAQSSCGSNEEEEKEEKEEEEEEVEGRWRVVKSKTVKRNNKGSNRKNGGEERGGSSSSSSSKGSNRMCRNCGKEESSVLLLPCRHLCLCTVCGSSVHTCPICKSSKNGSVHVNMC is encoded by the exons ATGGCTGTTGAAGCTCGCCATCTGAATCTCTTCCATCCTCAACTAATAGGAGGAAACAG AGAATTGATGAATCCTATTGAAGGAGATGCTAATTTGTATAACAGTCAGATGGGATATGGAGTTCCATTAGTATCAGGAACAACAACTACAGAGACTCTTCTTCCGGCTTACAATTCTGTGATCGTTGATTCCTCTGTTTCCCCCAAAACTGTTGCACCGTCTGCGGCTATCAAATCCGATAGCGGCCTTACCTTTAACTACAACAGCAACCTCTCTCTCCCAAGAAAGCGCTCTAGAGAATGTATGAATATCAACCCGTTCGCTTCCTCCTATCCCTCTCCACCGACTTCCAAGTCTTGCggatctttctcctttcttggAGAAGACCTCTCGCTCCAGATCTATCAACAACAACTCGATATCGaccgtttaatttctcaacaC TTGGAGAAGGTGAGATCAGAAGTGGAGGATAGGCGGAAGAGGCAGGCGAGGAGGATCATCGAAGCGATTGAAGTGAGTGTGATGAAGAAGCTAAAAGCGAAAGAGGAAGAGATGGAGAAGATGAGTAAATTGAATTTGGCATTAGAGGAAAGAGTGAAGACTTTGAATATAGAGAATGAGGTGTGGCGCGATATGGCGCAAACGAACGAAGCTGCTGTGAATACTCTGAGAACCAACCTGGAACAAGTCCTACGCCAAGCGAAGGAAGATCGAAAGAACGGCGGAGTCGGGAAGCGAGAGGCATTGGTGGAGGACGCGCAGTCAAGCTGCGGGAGCAAcgaggaggaagagaaggaagagaaagaggaagaggaagaggaagtaGAAGGAAGGTGGCGCGTGGTGAAATCCAAGACAGTGAAAAGGAATAATAAGGGGAGCAATAGGAAAAATGGCGGTGAAGAAAGGGGgggcagcagcagcagcagcagcagcaaggGCAGCAACAGGATGTGCAGAAACTGCGGGAAAGAGGAATCGAGTGTGCTGCTATTGCCGTGCAGGCATCTGTGCCTGTGTACTGTTTGTGGGTCATCAGTCCACACATGCCCCATCTGTAAATCCTCAAAAAACGGTAGTGTACATGTAAACATGTGCTAG
- the LOC111776456 gene encoding cysteine-rich and transmembrane domain-containing protein WIH1-like — protein sequence MSQEMGSKLEAGPYVAAPPPVGYPVRDGPEDPHQTSTPQTQSRGDGFWKGCCAALCCCWVLDCVF from the exons ATGAGTCAAGAAATGGGCAGTAAGTTAGAGGCGGGGCCTTATGTTGCAGCTCCACCCCCGGTTGGGTATCCGGTGAGAGACGGCCCAGAGGACCCTCACCAAACTTCTACGCCACAAACGCAGTCTAGGGGAGATGGGTTCTGGAAAGGATG CTGTGCTGCGTTGTGTTGCTGCTGGGTGTTGGACTGTGTGTTCTAA